Proteins found in one Triticum aestivum cultivar Chinese Spring chromosome 4D, IWGSC CS RefSeq v2.1, whole genome shotgun sequence genomic segment:
- the LOC123100711 gene encoding germin-like protein 8-5, producing MASSPSFLLLAALLALVSWQAVASDPGPLQDFCVADMQSPVRVNGFVCKNPMEVNADDFFKAAALDKPRVTNKVGSNVTLINVMQIAGLNTLGISIARIDYAPLGQNPPHTHPRATEILTVLEGTLYVGFVTSNLPAPARNKFFSKVLNKGDVFVFPVGLIHFQFNPNPHQPAVAIAALSSQNPGAITIANAVFGSDPPISDDVLAKAFQVEKNTIDWLQAQFWENNHN from the exons ATGGCATCctccccttctttccttctcctcgCTGCTCTTCTTGCCTTGGTCTCATGGCAGGCCGTTGCCTCCGATCCTGGCCCGCTCCAGGACTTTTGTGTCGCCGACATGCAATCACCAG TGCGTGTCAATGGATTTGTTTGCAAGAACCCGATGGAGGTCAACGCTGATGACTTCTTCAAGGCAGCCGCCCTCGACAAGCCTAGGGTGACCAACAAGGTTGGATCCAACGTCACCTTGATCAATGTCATGCAGATTGCTGGACTCAACACCCTCGGCATCTCAATCGCGCGCATCGACTATGCTCCCTTAGGCCAGAACCCACCACATACGCACCCCCGCGCCACTGAGATCCTCACGGTGCTCGAGGGGACACTGTACGTTGGCTTTGTCACATCCAACCTGCCCGCCCCAGCCAGAAACAAGTTCTTCTCGAAGGTGCTCAACAAAGGTGATGTATTTGTCTTCCCCGTGGGACTCATCCATTTCCAATTCAACCCCAACCCCCATCAGCCCGCCGTTGCAATTGCCGCGCTCAGCAGCCAGAACCCAGGGGCTATCACAATTGCCAATGCGGTGTTTGGGTCAGACCCACCAATATCCGATGATGTTCTTGCCAAGGCGTTTCAGGTGGAAAAGAATACAATAGACTGGCTCCAGGCTCAGTTCTGGGAGAACAACCACAACTAA